Below is a genomic region from Miscanthus floridulus cultivar M001 chromosome 1, ASM1932011v1, whole genome shotgun sequence.
CAGCACAGCACTTGGTTCCACCCCCACACAGTTCCTATCTGTGGTTTAGTAGGCTCTGCCTGGGACCAACACACTGTTGCCCTCCACTGATCATCCTCTGCAGCACAATGTTATGAGAAATGTCCTGATAATGTGACGTGTGGTTGTTCGAAGTATTTGAGATGATGACAGCTTTTTGGAGGTTCTTTTTTGCTGCAGATTGATGATAAGTTCATCTGTGGAACGAATAAGTGAACCAGAGGACAAGATGCGAGGAATGCTCACAAAAGAATCATGAAGCAAGTGAGCAATTAATCTGTACAGCATATAAAAAACATTAGGAGAATTCGAAATGTGGTTTCCCGAGTGGCTTACTTGTCTATTTAATGTGGTTTGGATTGTATGGTTATGTTTGTTCTTATGCAAATGAAGATACAAACACGGAAATTGCTCAAGCACGATCAACAGAAAAGTTGTTTCTATACGTCTATAAAAAAAATACCTGGTAACACCCAACTCTGCAGGACTGCAGCTATAATAGTTGGATTTTAGGGAGATATGGTCATTAATATTCCTCACTCTAGCCAACCAATGCAGATAAAagatccactgagattccatgCATAATTGTTAGCAATACTAACTAAAAGAAGGGGTCAACAAGCACATAAATGTAGATACAACAATTGGCATAGTAACACTTCTTACCTGCGAATGCCTGCTGTAACTTATGCATATCATACCTAACATCACGCATCAGCACTCATAATCCCATTTACCTGCCCCTAGGATCCACTGAAATATGTGAGGTTCCTCTTTCTCCCTGGGTAATTTTGTATTTCTGCAAACACCAAAGTACCAAACAGATGATAAAGTGAAGACATAGTATtatcacaaaaaaaaaacacaataaTAAAATTAACACAACGCCTAACCTGAATTACCTTTTAAGTAAAATCACATATTCAACATATCTAGAAATGGTTCCATGGATCCCTCAGTGGAGGAACACAACAATGTAAGGCATCACAAGCACTACTCAGAAAAGATACCAATAGTTTTGTACCAACCATACTGGTCAAATGCTCAAATTCCTTTACGTTGGCGAGATTCAGTGGGATTACAATCGCTAGCAGCATTACACACGGGTTCAGGATCTACAGGTAGTAGCTCAACACCTCTAAAAGGCACTTCCTTTCTGCAGTTTCTTATCATGTTCAGCCTTCTAATTGCATCCTCCATCCGTCTTTCAAGATTTTCAAACTGCTTATATGCCGGAATAAGACCCCTTTCTGCTATATCCTCCAGTAGTTCCTCTCCATTCTGCATTCTCCCTGTCGAATACATAGCTCCAGTGAGTGTGATATAGGTAGTAACATTCGGCCAAAGACCCTTAGATTTCATCTCTCCATAAAGATCAAGTGCATCAGAGATATGGTTGTCTTTGCATAAACCAGTAATTAGAACATTATAACTGACAACATCAACCTTCAATCTACACAACTCCATTAGCCTCTTCAAGTGCAAAGCATCAGCAATCTTGGATTCTTTGCAAAGACTGTGCATTAGAGTAGTGAAAGTAGCAACAGTTGGCACCATTCCTGAACGCATCATACTACTGAAAACTATGACTGCCTCCTCAAGTTTTCCACATCTACAAAGTCCTCTAATAATTGAGCTCTCAGCAACTTCGGCAGGCACAATGCCAATAGCTTTCATTTCTTCTTTTAGCCTGAACGCTCTATCAATCTCACCAATCCGACATTTTGCATTGACCAATGCAATATAGTGTGTATGGTTTGGTTGAAGCCCTACTTGTAACATCTCATGTAAAACTTCGTGACTCTGGTCCAAGTAATTTTTTCTGATCAATCCATTTATCATGGCACTAAAAGTTTGACTGCTGGGTGACATATGTAACCACTTCATACAATTGAAAAGTTGTAGTGCATTATGCATCTTGGATTTCTCACTGAAAGCTGTAATCAGTATATCAAAAACTAACCTATCGGGGAAAATGCCTTCTAAGATCATCTTCTCCAAGAACTTAACTGCAATGTCAATCAACCCACACTCAGAAAGACCAAGAATGAGCAAGCGATATGTAACATTGTCTGGCCTGATTCCTTTCCTCACCATATATTTGTACAGATATAAGGACTTTGAAAATTGTCCCCTCTTGACATACCCATGCATAAGTATGTTATAGCTAGCAGAGTTTGGATAAACCTCATTCTGATACATATCGGACATCATCCTTTTTATAGTATTCACGTTTCCAACCTTGAGGTACCCATTCATCAATGAATTATAGGCAATACAATCTGCATACAGGCCTTCCTTGCATATGATCTCCTGGAAAACATAAGAAGCAGCCTTCACTTGGCCTTCATTGATCAACCCATTGAGCAAGCAGGTATATGTAACAGTATCAGGGACTACTCCTTTCTCCAACATCATCTGCAACATGACTAACGCAGGCAAAATCTTACCTTTCCTGCAAAAACCACTGAGAAGAATGGTGTAGGTATGAATGTCAGGTAAACAGttgttttttaccattttctcACATAGATCCAAAGCTTCATCTAGGGTTCCATATTTGCAAATCCCAAGAAGTAGTGCATTGAAAGTTTTCTCATCAATAGCAGAAGGTATGTCAAGAAGACAGAACATAAACTGCTTTGCTTGTACCAAGTGCCCTCCTTGACATAATCCTCTAAGCAAATTCTGATATGTGCAAACATTTGGAGAATGGCCATATCTAACCATATCATCATAAACTGAAAATGCCTCAACTATGTTACCTCTGTGGCAATAACTATCAATTATGCAGTTAAAGGAGACAAAATCAAATGATATATTCATCCTAGACATGTATTGTCTGAAGTGTTCAGCCTCTGTAATCATTCCCTCTCTATAGAAAGCACGTAATAATGCATTATGGATAACTGGATTGGCAACTAGCCCCCTTCGATAAATGTCCACAAAATGCTTTAGTGCTTCCTTGACATACCCTGCCTTACAATAGTAACAAATCAGAGTTGTATATAGCACATCATTAGGTAAAATTCCACTTTTCTGCATCCTTGACAAAATTTCTTTTGTTTCATGCATCTTAGCCATCCTGCACATACCATTGATCAATGCTGAATAAGTGATGACATCTGGATCAATTCCACCCTCAAGCATACTCTTCAAAATTTGTTTAGCCTTGGAAATCTCACCCACTTGACAGAAACCATCAATGAGAATAGTACACATAGTCTTATTGATGGTTATACCTCTTGATTTCAGATCTTCCATAAGATCTAGAGCAGGTCCCAGCATGGAAACTTTGCAGTAACCATTCAACAAAGCACTATAAGTCAGTTCACTTGGCATGACACCAGTAATTTGCATTTCCGACAGAACACTTAGGGCCTTATCAATTCTCCTGTTCCAGCAGTACCCATCAATCATTGTAGTGTAAGTAGCTACACTTGGAACCAAAGTTTGTCTCAGCATATGATTAAAGACATAGCGAGCATGATTTATCTTACCTTCACTAAAAAACCCATTGATCAAAGTATTATAGGTACATTCATCAGGTGTTAAGTCATCTTTCCTCATTCTTTTGAGCAAAAGGAAAGCACGCGCACTCCTCTTTATTCTACATAATTTATCTATCATGATGTTGTAGGTATATATATCTGCCTGTATACTATCCCTCTCCATATCTTCTAGAACACACAGGGCAGCCTTAAATCTTCCCTTCTTAACATACCAATGTAGCATTGTATTATAAGTGACAGAATTAGATAGGCGACAGCTCTTCATCTTCTGAAGCATATCTTCAGCCTTTCTAAATTCTCCATTGGTGCATAGGGAATTCAGAAGAATATTGCAAGTGGTAACATCCAAAGGAAACTTACGGGTCAAACTCTCTCTCAAGAACAACCAAACATGCTTTGATTCCCCTTCCTCCACAAGAGCATTAAGGATGGTATTGCAAGAAACAGGTGAAGCCTTAAATCCACAGTCATCCATAAAGAAAACTGCCACAGCTGCGTCTAGCACTTTTCTTTCCTTGACATACGCTTTGACAAGGAGTTCAAAAACGACATGATTGGTGGAATCAAAACGTGAAATGGTCCGCAAGAGGGACGTAAAAATAGCAGTGCAGGAGAAGCCTGTCACAGCCAGATGCCTCAACACTGACATTGCTTGCGAATGCATTTGAGCCTGGATGAGAATGGGAACAGCCATACAGTAAATGTAGGTAATTCGGTCTAAACCTGATCGCTCCACAATAGAACTCAGTATCTTCAAGGCCAGCTTTCCATCATACTTGCCAAGGCTCCCAAATTTGTAGGCCATGTGATTCAGGGTCTCCCACCGCGTCATAGTCTGAATAGTAATTATGCTACTATCAATTCCATGTGCTGAAAGAAAGAACCAAATCAATGAAACAGCGATTTGATACCACCCAGAAAGAAGAATAGCACTCAGGAATCTGATGGGGCTTAGAGTTTGACTTCTAACTTCTAAAGGAAATGCTACTTCAGTCTCTAGGACTGGCATCTGGTACTGGAGTAGCACACACTATCATATGCAATGTATGTACATTTCTCTGTGGAGATAATCTTGAGTTGAACTGATAGACAAACAGAGAACAACCCTAATCAGAGTTTGACATGTCCATTATTACAGTAATTATTATCAAACACATTAAGGAATCAGTTTGCAACAGATGCTACAAATagatgatgagaggatcaagatAGAAAACATGTGTGGAATGCACAACCACCAGCATTCTGAAATCTTCAGATTTGCACGATGTAATGAGCGCTTCTAGTAATTGCAGAAAGCATGAAGTCAGGGTAATTCTTATAGGTCTGGGGTTTCCATTTTGCACTAGAAAGATCAACTAAAGTATTAATACCCAATATCTTTCCCCTAATCCTTAGAATTAACGATCCTATTTGCACACAAGTTTGCTGACTGACTGTGACTGTTCCTATTTGCTGACACTGGTTGGGCTCAGGCAGTTTGCGTTTTCGCAGAGAATTTTACCTGAGGTGGTGTTGGAGCTGGCAGCGATACGGGGGCGGGCGGGCGGCCTAGCGCGGGAAGGGAGCCGCGAGGAGCAAGCCGCCGCATTGCACTCGACGATCCTGCGGCGATACGAGGAGTGCGCCAGCGACGAGAACGGCCGTGCCATGGCGGCTGGATAGCTAGCGACCCCCCTGGCGTTGGCGTGATGAGAAGAGGGGACGCCGGCGCAAAGGCGAGCCCGGTCGCACGACTGGCCCGTCGAGCGGCGGCGCTGTGGGAAAGCCGGAGTAGGCGAGGAAAGGGGAGTGACTCGATTTCACCTGCAATCGATAATGTTGGACCGTGCTGGTTTTACCCACGTAGTTACGAGTGTGCGGGAGGAGGCAGACGGAAAAAATCGACTAAACAGTCTATACGAGAAAAAATCGGCCGTTAAGGGTTGTAACGTTCGTAGATTATGATTGATTTAATGATTCTTTTCCTTAAGCTATTAATAAGTatgcgtcaaagatacatcactgaCTAAACTAGATCTAATCAATATGTGGTGTAGAGCCATTGAATCTGGTGAAAAGGGATATACCACTGTTTAATATCGATAGACTTACGAACCGTccagatctaatctattatcgtcaatagtgaggttcgaccggatcgatacagctatgataatgatgatagtctagaaccagaaaattcatagaaccgaccatacttcaataggttcatgaaaacgtaccatatctgtgaaagcacagaCGAATGAgataaaatagctgattcaggtagaaaagaggttacagcatgtgaacaatcggcTGTTTAATATagacagatctataaactcatcaaatc
It encodes:
- the LOC136528020 gene encoding pentatricopeptide repeat-containing protein At5g55840-like isoform X1; its protein translation is MARPFSSLAHSSYRRRIVECNAAACSSRLPSRARPPARPRIAASSNTTSAHGIDSSIITIQTMTRWETLNHMAYKFGSLGKYDGKLALKILSSIVERSGLDRITYIYCMAVPILIQAQMHSQAMSVLRHLAVTGFSCTAIFTSLLRTISRFDSTNHVVFELLVKAYVKERKVLDAAVAVFFMDDCGFKASPVSCNTILNALVEEGESKHVWLFLRESLTRKFPLDVTTCNILLNSLCTNGEFRKAEDMLQKMKSCRLSNSVTYNTMLHWYVKKGRFKAALCVLEDMERDSIQADIYTYNIMIDKLCRIKRSARAFLLLKRMRKDDLTPDECTYNTLINGFFSEGKINHARYVFNHMLRQTLVPSVATYTTMIDGYCWNRRIDKALSVLSEMQITGVMPSELTYSALLNGYCKVSMLGPALDLMEDLKSRGITINKTMCTILIDGFCQVGEISKAKQILKSMLEGGIDPDVITYSALINGMCRMAKMHETKEILSRMQKSGILPNDVLYTTLICYYCKAGYVKEALKHFVDIYRRGLVANPVIHNALLRAFYREGMITEAEHFRQYMSRMNISFDFVSFNCIIDSYCHRGNIVEAFSVYDDMVRYGHSPNVCTYQNLLRGLCQGGHLVQAKQFMFCLLDIPSAIDEKTFNALLLGICKYGTLDEALDLCEKMVKNNCLPDIHTYTILLSGFCRKGKILPALVMLQMMLEKGVVPDTVTYTCLLNGLINEGQVKAASYVFQEIICKEGLYADCIAYNSLMNGYLKVGNVNTIKRMMSDMYQNEVYPNSASYNILMHGYVKRGQFSKSLYLYKYMVRKGIRPDNVTYRLLILGLSECGLIDIAVKFLEKMILEGIFPDRLVFDILITAFSEKSKMHNALQLFNCMKWLHMSPSSQTFSAMINGLIRKNYLDQSHEVLHEMLQVGLQPNHTHYIALVNAKCRIGEIDRAFRLKEEMKAIGIVPAEVAESSIIRGLCRCGKLEEAVIVFSSMMRSGMVPTVATFTTLMHSLCKESKIADALHLKRLMELCRLKVDVVSYNVLITGLCKDNHISDALDLYGEMKSKGLWPNVTTYITLTGAMYSTGRMQNGEELLEDIAERGLIPAYKQFENLERRMEDAIRRLNMIRNCRKEVPFRGVELLPVDPEPVCNAASDCNPTESRQRKGI
- the LOC136528020 gene encoding pentatricopeptide repeat-containing protein At5g55840-like isoform X2; the protein is MRRLAPRGSLPALGRPPAPVSLPAPTPPQTMTRWETLNHMAYKFGSLGKYDGKLALKILSSIVERSGLDRITYIYCMAVPILIQAQMHSQAMSVLRHLAVTGFSCTAIFTSLLRTISRFDSTNHVVFELLVKAYVKERKVLDAAVAVFFMDDCGFKASPVSCNTILNALVEEGESKHVWLFLRESLTRKFPLDVTTCNILLNSLCTNGEFRKAEDMLQKMKSCRLSNSVTYNTMLHWYVKKGRFKAALCVLEDMERDSIQADIYTYNIMIDKLCRIKRSARAFLLLKRMRKDDLTPDECTYNTLINGFFSEGKINHARYVFNHMLRQTLVPSVATYTTMIDGYCWNRRIDKALSVLSEMQITGVMPSELTYSALLNGYCKVSMLGPALDLMEDLKSRGITINKTMCTILIDGFCQVGEISKAKQILKSMLEGGIDPDVITYSALINGMCRMAKMHETKEILSRMQKSGILPNDVLYTTLICYYCKAGYVKEALKHFVDIYRRGLVANPVIHNALLRAFYREGMITEAEHFRQYMSRMNISFDFVSFNCIIDSYCHRGNIVEAFSVYDDMVRYGHSPNVCTYQNLLRGLCQGGHLVQAKQFMFCLLDIPSAIDEKTFNALLLGICKYGTLDEALDLCEKMVKNNCLPDIHTYTILLSGFCRKGKILPALVMLQMMLEKGVVPDTVTYTCLLNGLINEGQVKAASYVFQEIICKEGLYADCIAYNSLMNGYLKVGNVNTIKRMMSDMYQNEVYPNSASYNILMHGYVKRGQFSKSLYLYKYMVRKGIRPDNVTYRLLILGLSECGLIDIAVKFLEKMILEGIFPDRLVFDILITAFSEKSKMHNALQLFNCMKWLHMSPSSQTFSAMINGLIRKNYLDQSHEVLHEMLQVGLQPNHTHYIALVNAKCRIGEIDRAFRLKEEMKAIGIVPAEVAESSIIRGLCRCGKLEEAVIVFSSMMRSGMVPTVATFTTLMHSLCKESKIADALHLKRLMELCRLKVDVVSYNVLITGLCKDNHISDALDLYGEMKSKGLWPNVTTYITLTGAMYSTGRMQNGEELLEDIAERGLIPAYKQFENLERRMEDAIRRLNMIRNCRKEVPFRGVELLPVDPEPVCNAASDCNPTESRQRKGI